Proteins from one Hydrogenivirga caldilitoris genomic window:
- a CDS encoding flavin reductase family protein: MEFVVGKTDGDTLFRLVLGLIVPRPIGWVSTVSKEGVRNIAPFSFFNAVNDEPPVLMISVSDRDDGTPKDTVKNILDTGEFVVNMVTEDLFENMLTTSEGFPPEVDEFEMAGLTPEDSILIKAPRIKEAKVSFECRLFRHEKVYDMHLILGEVVLIKVQDGLVDEEGRVNYSFYRPIGRLGGAYYLKLHPECIIRI, from the coding sequence ATGGAGTTCGTTGTAGGGAAAACGGACGGAGACACCCTTTTCAGACTTGTCTTAGGTCTTATAGTTCCGAGACCCATAGGCTGGGTCTCCACCGTAAGTAAGGAGGGCGTGAGGAACATAGCTCCTTTCAGTTTCTTCAACGCCGTGAACGACGAGCCGCCGGTCCTTATGATATCGGTGAGTGACAGGGACGACGGAACTCCGAAGGATACGGTGAAGAACATCCTTGATACGGGAGAGTTCGTTGTGAATATGGTCACCGAAGACCTCTTTGAGAATATGCTTACCACTTCGGAGGGATTCCCGCCGGAGGTAGATGAGTTTGAGATGGCAGGGTTGACCCCAGAAGACAGCATACTAATTAAAGCGCCCAGGATAAAGGAAGCAAAGGTAAGTTTTGAGTGCAGGCTCTTCAGGCACGAGAAGGTTTACGATATGCACCTGATTCTGGGGGAAGTGGTCCTTATAAAGGTTCAGGATGGACTTGTAGATGAGGAGGGAAGGGTTAATTACAGCTTCTACAGACCCATTGGGAGACTTGGAGGAGCTTACTATTTGAAGCTCCACCCTGAGTGTATAATACGCATATGA
- a CDS encoding FAD-binding oxidoreductase: protein MFGIVKKKGIDRLIDVLGKEKVNTSLVERKLYSYDATPIPIERAVPSAVIFPENREDVIKLVEVCYEEDIPIFPRGAGSGLTGGAVPTTERGVVVSFEKMTRFVVDVDNATARVQPGVVTYEFQEHVEKLGLFYPPDPSSFKYSTIGGNIAENAGGPRCLKYGVTREYVLGIEAVIKEGKVLKTGNPILKDVAGYDITKLFVGSEGTLGLLTEATLKLIPKPQARATALALFDDLETVGRAVTKIMTSGIFPSALEFMDRDAIRAVEDYKPVGLPKDVEALLLIEVDGSKTAVREQIEEVKQLLTGMGIEVRVASDEREAEKLWTARKNLGPALGNLRSGKINEDIVFPRTYLAEALPKLREIAKKYDLLMVVFGHIGDGNLHVNFLYDKANREEEERAEKAVDEVFELALSYHGSITGEHGVGLTKKKFLKWQFGDTGYELLRGIKLLFDPKNLFNPGKVIEI, encoded by the coding sequence ATGTTTGGAATAGTCAAGAAAAAGGGTATAGATAGGTTAATAGATGTTCTTGGTAAGGAAAAGGTTAACACCTCACTGGTGGAGAGAAAATTGTATTCCTACGATGCTACCCCCATCCCCATAGAAAGGGCGGTTCCGTCGGCTGTGATTTTTCCAGAAAATAGAGAGGATGTGATAAAACTCGTAGAGGTGTGCTACGAAGAGGATATTCCCATCTTTCCAAGGGGTGCTGGCTCTGGTCTCACAGGAGGGGCTGTCCCTACAACTGAAAGGGGTGTTGTTGTGTCCTTTGAAAAGATGACCAGATTCGTGGTTGATGTGGACAATGCAACCGCCAGAGTCCAGCCGGGAGTTGTCACCTATGAGTTTCAGGAGCATGTTGAGAAACTGGGGCTCTTTTATCCTCCTGACCCCTCCTCCTTCAAGTACTCAACCATCGGAGGGAACATAGCGGAGAACGCTGGAGGTCCCAGGTGTCTGAAGTACGGTGTAACGAGGGAGTACGTCTTAGGTATTGAGGCTGTCATAAAGGAAGGAAAGGTTCTTAAGACGGGAAACCCCATACTCAAGGACGTTGCGGGGTACGACATAACAAAGCTCTTCGTCGGTTCGGAGGGAACTCTCGGACTCCTTACGGAGGCGACACTCAAGCTTATCCCTAAGCCTCAGGCGAGGGCAACAGCTCTGGCGCTCTTTGACGACCTTGAGACGGTGGGCAGAGCAGTTACGAAGATAATGACCTCTGGTATATTCCCTTCCGCTTTAGAGTTCATGGACAGGGATGCCATAAGAGCCGTTGAGGACTACAAACCTGTAGGACTTCCGAAAGACGTGGAGGCACTCCTCCTGATTGAGGTGGACGGTTCAAAGACTGCGGTGAGGGAGCAGATAGAGGAGGTGAAGCAGCTGCTCACCGGTATGGGTATAGAGGTAAGGGTCGCTTCCGACGAGAGAGAAGCCGAGAAGCTCTGGACCGCAAGGAAGAATCTGGGACCTGCTTTAGGGAACCTCAGGAGCGGTAAGATAAACGAGGATATAGTCTTTCCGAGGACATACCTCGCCGAAGCCCTTCCAAAACTCAGGGAGATAGCCAAGAAGTACGACCTCCTGATGGTGGTCTTCGGACACATAGGGGACGGGAACCTTCACGTAAATTTCCTTTACGATAAAGCCAACAGGGAAGAGGAGGAGAGAGCCGAAAAGGCTGTGGATGAGGTCTTTGAGCTCGCCCTCTCCTATCATGGCTCCATAACGGGAGAGCACGGCGTGGGTCTTACCAAGAAGAAGTTTTTAAAGTGGCAGTTTGGAGATACGGGCTACGAGCTGTTAAGAGGAATAAAGCTTTTATTTGACCCCAAGAACCTGTTTAATCCCGGAAAGGTCATAGAGATTTAG
- a CDS encoding DsrE family protein, protein MRGILMGVLLILSVVFSQERAKFVQTEYQAPFRAVVEFYFDEPEKIRPALEWVSNIIYVLSREPYNFTPGEDIDVVVIVHGTEIATLVKKNREKYRDIWERIEGMEMYGVKFKVCAMAAELIYGYKPEDFPPFVELVPSAITELLHWQHRGYALLIPRVYERRKTIEEIR, encoded by the coding sequence ATGAGGGGAATTTTAATGGGAGTTCTGCTTATCCTGTCGGTTGTTTTTTCTCAGGAGAGAGCGAAGTTCGTTCAGACAGAGTATCAGGCACCCTTCAGGGCGGTTGTTGAGTTCTACTTTGATGAACCGGAGAAGATAAGACCCGCCCTGGAATGGGTCTCCAACATAATCTACGTCCTTTCCAGGGAACCCTACAACTTCACTCCGGGAGAGGACATAGACGTGGTGGTGATAGTTCACGGAACGGAGATAGCTACTCTCGTGAAGAAGAACAGGGAAAAGTACAGGGACATCTGGGAAAGGATTGAAGGAATGGAGATGTACGGGGTGAAGTTCAAGGTCTGCGCCATGGCGGCGGAGCTCATATACGGCTATAAACCCGAGGACTTTCCTCCCTTCGTGGAGCTCGTTCCTTCAGCTATAACCGAGCTTTTACACTGGCAGCACAGGGGGTACGCCCTGCTCATACCCAGAGTTTATGAGAGAAGAAAGACAATTGAGGAGATAAGATAA
- the sppA gene encoding signal peptide peptidase SppA, with amino-acid sequence MKKLILLLGLLLIIAIMLTAVLSRIPVGDRVAIVKIAGVIVNPLPTVKKIEKLRKDKSVKALVIRVDSPGGSVGASQEIYRAIERFRAEGKPVVVSMGNVAASGGYYVSAPADYIFANPGTITGSIGVIIQHVAYKELMEKIGVKATAIKTGKFKDTLNPFRELTPEEKKYLQETINEAYEQFIQAILKYRGKKISEDKLREVADGRVMTGEKAKELGLVDEVGGLEDAVEKAKELAGVPKAREFFVPEEKTLLQKVLGGEIEELKVLNSYSPLFYLMSF; translated from the coding sequence ATGAAAAAGCTTATCCTCCTGCTGGGACTATTACTTATAATTGCTATCATGCTTACTGCTGTACTTTCCAGAATCCCTGTAGGGGACAGGGTGGCAATAGTAAAGATAGCTGGTGTTATAGTGAATCCCCTGCCTACGGTAAAGAAGATTGAAAAACTTAGAAAGGATAAGAGCGTCAAGGCTCTGGTCATAAGGGTTGACAGCCCTGGCGGTTCGGTTGGAGCCTCTCAGGAGATATACAGGGCAATAGAGAGGTTCAGAGCGGAAGGTAAGCCGGTGGTTGTTTCTATGGGTAACGTCGCCGCTTCTGGGGGTTACTACGTCTCCGCTCCGGCGGATTACATCTTCGCCAATCCGGGAACAATAACGGGAAGCATAGGTGTGATAATCCAGCACGTGGCTTACAAGGAGCTGATGGAGAAGATAGGAGTTAAGGCAACAGCCATAAAAACGGGTAAGTTCAAGGATACTTTAAATCCCTTTAGAGAGCTAACACCTGAGGAAAAGAAGTACCTTCAGGAGACTATAAACGAAGCCTACGAGCAGTTTATTCAGGCAATCCTGAAGTACAGAGGTAAGAAGATAAGCGAGGATAAGCTCAGAGAGGTCGCAGACGGAAGGGTTATGACAGGTGAGAAGGCTAAGGAGCTCGGTTTAGTTGATGAGGTTGGCGGTCTGGAAGATGCGGTTGAGAAGGCTAAGGAGCTTGCAGGAGTTCCAAAGGCACGGGAGTTCTTCGTTCCTGAAGAAAAGACCTTACTACAGAAGGTTTTGGGCGGTGAGATAGAAGAGCTGAAAGTTTTGAACTCCTACAGCCCCCTCTTCTACCTGATGAGCTTCTGA
- a CDS encoding mechanosensitive ion channel family protein — protein MDGDTLQKVFLSALVLFASFILASLVKGRVYSLKERFGSEKLSVLSLISNFLYVTVVSIGLITSLGMLGVNVSALIAGLGLTGFALGFALKDIISNLLSGILIILYNPFKIGDVIKVGGYEGKVVEVNFRYTVIEREGEVILIPNSTMFTNIIAVKKE, from the coding sequence ATGGATGGTGATACCCTTCAAAAGGTCTTCTTGTCAGCCCTGGTGCTCTTCGCTTCCTTTATCCTTGCCTCTTTGGTAAAGGGAAGGGTTTACTCCCTGAAGGAGAGGTTCGGCAGTGAGAAGCTCAGCGTTCTGAGCCTCATATCTAACTTTCTCTATGTTACTGTGGTCTCAATAGGTCTCATAACGTCTCTCGGGATGCTGGGTGTGAACGTGAGTGCTCTTATTGCAGGTCTTGGTCTTACAGGTTTCGCCCTCGGTTTTGCCCTGAAGGATATAATCTCTAACCTTCTCTCTGGAATCCTTATAATCCTCTATAACCCCTTCAAGATAGGTGATGTGATAAAGGTTGGTGGGTACGAGGGAAAGGTGGTTGAGGTGAACTTCCGCTACACGGTGATTGAAAGAGAGGGAGAGGTTATCCTCATTCCTAACTCAACCATGTTCACAAACATAATCGCTGTAAAGAAGGAATGA
- a CDS encoding L-threonylcarbamoyladenylate synthase, translated as MRRVSSKSPEAVRLASEVLSEGEFVVAPTDTIYGILADALNYEAVQRLKRLRRPSGRPFLVLVPDVFWVRKLGLEADRRTMKLLAVPGLTLVLKKRKNLYHWLGGQTVAVRCPRRGFIVDLLRDFGRPVVAPSANLEGKPPASTIEEAIKYFGDSVSLYVDGCKIEGKPSTILKLTGGDIKVIRSGRLSSSCLKRLLRGAKL; from the coding sequence ATGCGAAGAGTAAGCTCAAAAAGTCCTGAAGCGGTCCGCTTAGCCTCGGAAGTTCTCTCTGAGGGTGAGTTCGTAGTTGCACCAACGGATACCATATACGGTATTCTCGCCGACGCTTTAAACTACGAAGCCGTTCAGAGACTCAAAAGACTGAGGAGACCCTCCGGAAGACCTTTCTTAGTCCTCGTTCCCGATGTGTTCTGGGTCAGAAAGCTCGGTCTTGAGGCGGACAGAAGGACTATGAAGCTTCTTGCCGTTCCCGGTCTTACCCTCGTCCTTAAAAAAAGGAAGAACCTCTACCACTGGCTCGGTGGTCAAACAGTAGCGGTCAGATGTCCGAGGAGGGGGTTTATCGTGGACCTCCTCAGGGATTTCGGAAGACCCGTTGTGGCTCCGAGCGCAAACCTTGAGGGAAAGCCTCCGGCAAGTACGATAGAGGAAGCCATTAAATACTTCGGGGACAGCGTATCCCTTTACGTGGACGGCTGTAAGATAGAGGGGAAACCCTCCACGATTCTGAAACTCACCGGCGGGGATATTAAGGTTATCAGGAGCGGGAGGTTAAGCTCTTCCTGCTTGAAGAGGTTGTTAAGAGGAGCTAAACTTTAA
- the leuD gene encoding 3-isopropylmalate dehydratase small subunit produces the protein MRTVIRGKVWKFGDNVDTDQIIPARYLNTSDPYELAKHVMEDSEHPEFAKEHKEGDIIVAGRNFGSGSSREHAPIAIKFAGVPVVIAKSFARIFFRNAINIGLPIVEAPEAVDEINHGDEVEVDLEKGIVRNLTTGKEYKATKFPEELQAILRAGGLMEYAKSKLKKS, from the coding sequence ATGAGAACGGTTATAAGGGGAAAGGTCTGGAAGTTTGGAGATAACGTTGACACCGACCAGATAATTCCGGCGAGGTATCTCAACACCTCCGACCCTTACGAGCTCGCCAAGCACGTTATGGAGGACTCGGAGCACCCGGAGTTTGCAAAGGAACACAAAGAAGGGGACATTATCGTGGCGGGAAGGAACTTCGGCTCAGGCTCTTCAAGGGAGCACGCTCCCATTGCCATAAAGTTCGCCGGTGTTCCTGTTGTGATAGCCAAGTCCTTCGCGAGGATATTCTTCAGGAACGCGATAAACATAGGTCTCCCCATAGTGGAGGCTCCCGAAGCGGTTGACGAGATAAACCACGGGGACGAAGTAGAGGTTGATTTAGAGAAGGGAATTGTCAGGAACCTGACCACAGGAAAGGAGTATAAGGCTACAAAGTTCCCCGAGGAGCTTCAGGCAATCCTCAGGGCAGGCGGACTCATGGAGTATGCGAAGAGTAAGCTCAAAAAGTCCTGA
- a CDS encoding D-alanine--D-alanine ligase family protein, translating to MNVAVVFNEDFSGVFKLRSVPTKERYTRKVVEEIAEALRFNGHKVEVFDANLSLFENLLSFVKEHGSDSTAVFNLAYGIQGECRYSHIPGVLELLGIMYTGSGPLGHSLALDKVATKLIFQTWGIPTPEFWVVSKIEDLPSELYFPLIVKPRMEASSFGIHLVWNRAELEEAVYNVIENFHQDALIERFIEGREFNIGLIGNGEELKELPITEIDFGDTAFGIYTHEAKLKTSYRRLCPAPLEEETIDEIARLSKKAFRALKLRDYARFDIRMDKDGELYFLEVNSMAHLSRNASFFLAAQTTGYTYEEFINEILKVALRRYGVDA from the coding sequence ATGAATGTAGCTGTTGTTTTCAACGAGGACTTTTCGGGAGTCTTCAAGCTCAGAAGCGTTCCCACGAAGGAAAGGTACACAAGGAAGGTTGTAGAGGAAATAGCTGAAGCTCTCAGGTTTAATGGACATAAGGTAGAGGTCTTTGATGCGAACCTCTCACTCTTTGAAAACCTATTGTCTTTCGTAAAAGAGCATGGGTCTGATAGTACCGCGGTTTTCAACCTCGCCTATGGGATACAGGGGGAATGCAGGTATTCCCACATACCGGGGGTTCTTGAACTCTTGGGTATCATGTACACAGGGTCAGGACCACTCGGACACTCGTTAGCTCTGGATAAGGTTGCAACCAAGCTGATATTCCAGACATGGGGAATACCGACCCCCGAATTTTGGGTAGTATCAAAAATTGAAGACTTGCCCAGTGAGCTTTACTTTCCCCTTATAGTGAAACCAAGAATGGAGGCAAGCTCATTCGGTATCCATCTCGTGTGGAATAGGGCTGAACTTGAGGAGGCTGTTTACAACGTAATTGAGAACTTCCACCAGGATGCACTTATAGAAAGGTTTATAGAAGGTAGGGAATTCAATATAGGCTTAATAGGAAACGGCGAAGAGCTCAAAGAGCTACCAATCACAGAGATAGATTTTGGAGACACCGCTTTCGGTATATACACCCATGAAGCCAAGTTAAAAACCTCTTACAGAAGGCTCTGCCCTGCACCCCTTGAAGAAGAAACCATTGATGAGATCGCAAGGCTCTCTAAAAAAGCCTTCCGTGCCCTGAAGTTGAGGGATTACGCAAGGTTTGATATTAGGATGGATAAGGACGGTGAACTCTACTTCCTAGAGGTAAACTCAATGGCTCATCTCTCCAGGAATGCCTCCTTTTTCCTTGCAGCTCAGACAACAGGCTACACCTACGAGGAATTTATAAACGAAATACTTAAAGTGGCCCTGAGGAGGTACGGTGTAGATGCTTGA